From a region of the Castanea sativa cultivar Marrone di Chiusa Pesio chromosome 10, ASM4071231v1 genome:
- the LOC142613079 gene encoding protein IWS1 homolog 1, whose product MGFQDDPFRDEDGEPLMDFDDVQSDREQSPEPRGQGPFDDDDEENWQQRERSETPVYDEASLKTGKPRKRLVKKSGDSAKEIVAPSLIDEDEDEDDGLGLRNLVGEEEDDDFERKRKKGKESSGKKEKRHSKGGEKRGFSSSSSSSGKGKGGGDSKRGFSAGKSGKDHDGEVKEMWDTIAGGDSEDDQEGSRTVDDDNFIDDTGVEPADGYGSGNEPRSPGEAPQAEEGEEDDEIKELFKMGKKRKKNERSPAEIALLVENVMAELEVTAEEDADLNRQAKPAVNKLKKLPLLTEVLSKKQLQQEFLDHGVLTLLKNWLEPLPDGSLPNINIRAAILKILTDFPIDLEQYDRREQLKKSGLGKVIMFLSKSDEETTSNRKLAKDLVDKWSRPIFNKSTRFEEMRNVDDERVPYRRPPVKKPANKAAGMESRDGDLGLDEFSRERKSSQSSSRLHATRPEATPLDFVVRPQSKIDPDEIRARAKQVVQDQRRLKMNKKLQQLKAPKKKQLQATKLSVEGRGMVKYL is encoded by the exons ATGGGTTTCCAAGACGATCC GTTTCGTGACGAGGATGGAGAGCCATTGATGGACTTCGACGACGTACAGTCAGATCGGGAGCAATCTCCGGAGCCGCGGGGGCAGGGTCCTTTTGATGACGACGATGAGGAGAACTGGCAACAGAGAGAGCGATCGGAGACGCCGGTGTACGACGAGGCGTCGTTGAAGACCGGGAAGCCGCGGAAGCGGCTGGTGAAGAAGAGTGGAGACTCGGCGAAGGAGATCGTGGCTCCGAGTTTGATCGACGAGGACGAAGACGAAGACGACGgtttagggttgaggaatctggTTGGGGAGGAGGAGGACGATGATTttgagaggaagaggaagaagggaaaggaaagtagtggaaagaaggaaaagaggcACAGTAAAGGAGGAGAGAAGAGagggttttcttcttcttcttcttcttcgggAAAGGGAAAGGGTGGCGGTGACTCGAAGAGAGGCTTTTCTGCTGGTAAGTCTGGCAAGGATCATGATGGTGAGGTCAAAGAGATGTGGGACACTATTGCTGGTGGCGATTCTGAG GATGATCAAGAGGGTTCCAGGACTGTGGATGATGACAACTTCATAGATGACACTGGTGTGGAACCCGCCGATGGGTATGGAAGTGGTAATGAGCCGCGTTCTCCTGGTGAAGCTCCTCAG GCAGAGGAGggtgaagaagatgatgaaattaAGGAGCTCTTTAAGATggggaagaaaagaaagaagaatgagagaagCCCTGCGGAAATTGCGTTGCTAGTTGAGAATGTCATGGCTGAGCTTGAGGTCACAGCAGAAGAGGATGCAGACCTTAATAGACAGGCGAAGCCTGctgttaataaattaaaaaaactgccTCTTCTGACTGAGGTCCTTTCAAA GAAGCAGCTTCAACAAGAATTTTTAGATCATGGAGTGCTAACTTTATTAAAGAATTGGCTTGAACCTCTTCCTGATGGAAGCTTACCAAACATTAACATTCGTGCTGCAATCCTGAAGATTTTGACTGAT TTTCCTATTGATCTAGAGCAGTATGATAGAAGAGAACAACTGAAGAAGAGTGGTCTTGGAAAG GTCATTATGTTTTTATCAAAATCTGATGAGGAAACCACATCCAACAGAAAACTTGCTAAGGATTTGGTTGATAAATGG AGTCGACCAATATTTAATAAGAGTACAAGGTTTGAGGAGATGAGAAATGTTGATGATGAGAGGGTTCCATACCGAAGGCCACCTGTGAAGAA GCCGGCTAATAAGGCTGCTGGAATGGAATCTAGAGACGGTGATCTTGGTTTGGATGAATTTTCACG GGAACGCAAGTCTAGCCAATCATCTTCCAGGTTGCATGCTACAAGGCCAGAAGCAACTCCTTTAGATTTTGTGGTTCGCCCACAATCTAAGATTGATCCAGATGAAATTAGGGCTCGTGCAAAACAAGTTGTACAAGATCAGCGTCGTTTAAAG